A single window of Pyxicephalus adspersus chromosome 10, UCB_Pads_2.0, whole genome shotgun sequence DNA harbors:
- the LOC140339904 gene encoding T-cell surface glycoprotein CD4-like has protein sequence MHSATFGKKSRFKVPDRSTNNLEITGVQLTDSGNYTCLKDTQTWTEELVVLQVEAIPLGTLLATEDLTLTIQYPSQMPLTVSWWKDKKISDGPVLKKKNLQIEDSGMYTYRVKMGVGEEKVFEKQIEVKGFYHSQSIVYTTGKRPVTIPWFFNFNVRQTPLEKDAKVLEGNITFSSQMIKPLTIDNGAVCWQKSCDTKSGDSKNLSYYLKSPKNGTYRMEIVLQIDGRQKHLRRDVCVANLTDLHPKGSEKTSNCIGYFAEYCTDCPCRLLHF, from the exons atgcacagtgccacGTTTGGCAAAAAATCACGTTTCAAGGTCCCAGACCGCTCTACAAACAACTTGGAAATAACTGGTGTTCAACTCACAGATTCTGGAAATTACACTTGTCTGAAGGACACACAAACATGGACAGAAGAACTTGTAGTACTTCAAG TGGAAGCCATTCCTTTAGGGACCCTCCTGGCAACTGAGGACCTAACCCTGACCATTCAATATCCTTCTCAAATGCCTCTTACTGTGTCCTGGTGGAAAGATAAGAAAATTTCTGATGGACCTGTCCTTAAGAAGAAAAATCTGCAAATAGAAGACAGCGGGATGTACACATACCGGGTTAAAATGGGCGTTGGAgaagaaaaagtttttgaaaaacaaatagaaGTTAAAG gtttctacCATTCTCAGTCAATTGTGTACACAACAGGAAAACGTCCGGTCACCATCCCTTGGTTCTTCAATTTTAATGTACGTCAGACTCCCTTAGAAAAAGATGCCAAAGTCCTGGAAGGCAACATTACTTTCTCATCACAGATGATCAAACCACTAACGATAGACAATGGAGCTGTGTGCTGGCAGAAATCATGTGACACCAAGTCAGGGGACAGTAAAAACCTGAGTTACTACCTCAAAAGCCCCAAAAATGGCACCTATAGGATGGAGATCGTCCTACAAATTGATGGCAGACAGAAACATTTGAGGAGAGACGTGTGTGTGGCCAATTTGACAG ATTTGCACCCAAAAGGCTCAGAGAAAACATCTAACTGCATTGGATATTTTGCAGAATACTGCACTGATTGTCCATGCAGGCTGTTGCACTTCTAG